ACAAACATTGGTGATATGTGAAAAAATTTAACCTTTCACCCAGTTACTTGGTTGGTGATAACCTTGGAAAAGATGAACAATGAAATACACAAGTGCTTTTTTTCATCCTGATGTTAAAATTGTGCTATAAATTTTGTAACAATATGGTATTTGCCAGTTCTTCCATGTTCAATGACAGAGCAAACAATCTGACTCATACTATGGGGGCTCTTTCTGCCTCATCTGTGGGGCATCTCACTGTCCACATTGTTGATCCAAATGGATGTTGACACTATGTTCCAGGGTTACTCAGGACACACCCAGTCTTAACTTCAACACAGGAACTGAATTATCTGAAAGGGGGACAGGGCAGGCAACAGGATCCTTCTGGAGAACATCCCAGCATAATCACAAACAGTGTGAGGTGAGAGAACATGTGCTATAGGCTGATTATAACGCATGGAGATTTACGTGCGTTTACAGATCATCTTAAAGGAATGCATCTCATCATGAGCTTTTCCTTCCTACCACAGAGGTTGCATCCCTGCAACAATGGGTGATTCCAGTGAGGACTATGGAAACTACACCTATGAATACTACCTGGAGTACGGCGACTTGGAAGAACTTAAAGTAGACCACAGTCAGAAGGAAGCTATGCACATTATCTCAGTGGTCATCTACATTATTTCCTTTGTGCTTGGTCTGATTGGAAATGGAACTGTCATTTGGGTCACAGCGTTTAAAAGCAAAAAGACTGTCAACAGTGTTTGGTTGCTCAATCTAGCCATTGCAGACTTCGtatttgtgctttttctacCCTTCTACATTGATTACATACTGCGGGAATTCCACTGGGACTTTGGTGTGGTCATGTGTAAGCTTAACTCATTTGTGTCCGTGATGAACATGTATGCCAGTGTGCTCTTTCTCACAGTGCTCAGTGTAGACAGATATGTTTCTCTGGTCCACTTCAACTGGTCTCAGAGGTATCGCACTGTAGAGAGAGCCTGGGTTGTGTGTGGTTGCATATGGGTGCTAGCTGCCGCCCTGAGCTGCCCTGCACTGATTTTTCGTGACACCATGCGCTTACATGACAAGGTACTGTGCTTCAACAACTTCCACGCACAGGACGGGCATACGGCGGTCATGAGACACATCATAATAGTGGCCATTCGTACCACCGTGGGCTTCCTTTTGCCTTTTACTGCTATATGTGTAACAGGCATACTTCTGACAATCAAAGTGAATCAATCTGGGGGCTCGGTTCGGCTGTCCAGCTTCTCCAAAACAGTCTCTGCAGTAATTCTGGCCTTCTTTTTATGCTGGGCACCTTTTCATACTTTTAGCTTGATGGAGTTATCCATACATTCCTCATTACACCTACATACCATACTGAGAGCTGGCTTTCCTCTCGCCACCAGCTTAGGCTTTTTTAACAGCTGCATTAACCCCCTGCTGTATATGCTCCTTGGCAAAAAAGTGCGTCATATCCTGAAGCGTGCATGCCTGGACATAACTAAGAGTTCACTGAGAGAGCTCAGCCAGTCAATCTCTGCCACTGAGATGGAGTCTGTGCCAGGAGTTCACCAAGACAGTGTCCCAGAGGAGCCTGTGGAGTCATCAACTCTATGATTACAACCATCCTCAGACTGCAGTGGTTGTCCATGAAAAACTTGAGGGTAAGACTTGCTATTACATTAGCGTCAAAGTGGAGGATTATCATAGCTGTCCTTTCCAGCTGTAGTGTTAAGATTTTcctattttgtttcatttggacAGAGTTATGCGTAATTACTTTAAATGGAAAAGCTGAGTAGAACTGTGTATAACGTGCACATGGAGTTAgtatcttttcatttatttttcaagtgatttgcagagagagagaggaaagatacaattaaagctgaaacagCTGATTAGTTGATCAATGGAAAATTagttggcaactattttgataatcaattaatcatttaaatcatcttaaaaataaaaatcccaagcattctctggttccagcttctcaattgtgatgatttgctgcttgaatttctttgtcttctaaaatagtaaactgaatatcttttggttttggactgtcgcTAGGATAaagcaagcaatttgaagacgtcccCGTGGGCTCTAGAAAATTGtgatagacatttttcactatttcttaGACCAAGAAAAACATGgacagatgaatcaataatgaaagtaatcgtTAGTAGCAGCCTTATAtcaaatgcatcatatttactGAACTTTTAATTGTTGTACTCTTGAAGCATGACATCTTTGGTTCTTAGAGATGAGATATGTTgcatattatgtttttatacagttttataCTAGCTGCTAGTCACCTATTAATGTATTGTACCATTTTTAAACTAGTTGAGAGttgtataaatgttttattctaaTATATTCCAAGTAAATAGTATATATCTTAATAAATTTCTTCTTCTGAACTGCTGTACGTTTTATATTGTCTGACGTGATGTTAGAAGAGTCTGTCATAGTACCCTCATTAAAAAGTAGGCTTTGATGTTTTATGTACACACAGACTGGATTTCCAGGTGGGTTTACAAAGGGCTAGTAAGTATACACCAGCCTGACATAAATCCAGATGTGAATATAATTCCacttcctgagtgtctgtttACAAATTCAGTGTCATTTCTGTTAATTCCTGATATTTCTTTATAGTCAACTCTGAAGGATTACATAAGGAGTACCATCCTGTGACTGGAAGGTTGCTGAATTgaatccagtggtggaaagtaactacatttactcaagtactgtacttaagttcaattttgaggtacttgtacttgagtatttccattttatgctactttataattCAACTCCACTACACAATTCAGaggggaatattgtactttttacaccactacatttatttgataactttagttactagttactttgcagattcagattaataatataaattataatcaataaataaattaggatgtattattataggttaagataagactttattgatgccttggtgaaattcacaagctacctgTCAGTATATAGGCCTATAGTAAAAAataagctccacctttaccagctacaacattaaaggtatgtatatattaatgcatcaataattataacacaataatataatatacattattctgaaatgggtcattccgtataatgagtacttttactttttgtgctttatgtatattttgatggtaatacttttgttcttttactttagtaggattttgaatgcaggatttatacttttaacagagtatttctaaactgtggtattgttacttttacttaaagtaaacattttacccTCCTTCAACAACTACAATCAGCATGCCCTCATGGCACTTTATGGACAACTCCAGTGGACCTGTTGTGACCCTCCATCTTTTGAATTACGTGCTCTTTAAATTGGCTCATTAAAGGCTGAAAAACTGCTGTTACTGCCACAGTTTGTCACAAATAGGTGTAGAAGATGAGATGGGTATCTGTTTAAGGAGAGGTTATGGTTAGTGCTGAATGCCTGTAGGATTACATTAGTCAGTATTTACAGCAAAGTAGCCTTCCTCTATGTGGATTATGGTATACAGGATTACTTAATCCGTGACGCAGCACAATATCAAGACAGTGCGCAATCTCGCAGCCAGTCTCAGGAGGACAAACACTGGCAAGGTAAGTAACTGGTCACCGTAGTGTTTAGGAAATATTATTAAGTATGTAGATAATTTATAGTGTGGACACAACTGCTAAATGAACGTTAGAAATATCTTCTTAAAACGGAATAAACTGGTAAAGTTATCCGGCTGGAATTCTGTTGACGTTATATGTTACGTTAGCTTGTTTGTAGCAAGGTATGCTAAATCTGTGGGTTGAGATTTAACGTTACAAACGTTAAAATACTGCTTCGCGCGGTGGCAGTTGGTGTTTATCATGGAGTGACGTTAGAATGTAACAATGCCGCGAGCTAACACAGTCAGCTAACGATAAATTACATCAATATTtgctaactaacgttagcttggtACACTATTAATAACGTTACCTACAATTAGTTTGATATTTCGTCAAATTTCCAACGTTATGCGGGATgtcaaaacatgacatttatgtATACCTGTCGAGTCTTGTAAAGTGCATCCTGAATACTATAgacatattgtttttaaatacgTCGCAGCATAAATTGGCAGCCTCGGCGTTAGCTAtacctctgtttttgttttggtggtCACATAGACGCTTTGCGGTTCTCCAGGTTTAAAATCACGCACCAACTTTGAATATCTTAAAGCGTTGTCGACGCTTGAAAACATTTGTCAACCAGAGAAGCTAGACCTTACACGTGATGttgcctctctgcctctcttgcAGCATGTTGCGTTTGCCTGTTGTGAGCCGGAGTCTCTTCCCAGCAGCTATTACCAAAGGAGGTGCGGCTGCGACTAGCAATGGTAACAATATGCCTCTTCATCAATTGAGTAATTGATCATGCCTTCGTTATGTACAATGTGTGTCTTGTATTTCTGCAGAACacccattttgtttgttgtgtgcaAGCACCAGAACCACTTATCACTTTGTCTCACTGATGGATTATAGGCAGGATTACAGATTTGCCAGCTACCACATTTAGTGCCAGGTTGTTGCTGGCTCAGTTTAGCCAATAGTAGTCAGTGGCAATAATTTCTTATTACTTTGGAATACCAGGAATTATATAATGTGATATAAATGATGATAAATTATGTaactattttctttattaaaagtAACAGTCCTTGGATGAATAGAAAAGGGAAGAtttgcataaaaatgtttttctatctGTGCTTGAAGCTCGTACCGCAGCTACAGCAACAGCACCTGCCAGTAACCTCCTGGAGGTGTTTGTGGATGGGGAGCCAGTCATGGTGGAGCCAGGAACCACTGTGTTGCAGGTAACATGCTAAATTCATGCATACAGATACATAAAATAGCTTATTTCCTGACATCTTGAATCATAATATCAGATTTAACACTGTGGCTCACTTTTGTCGCAGACATGTGAGAAGGTAGGAATGCAGATTCCTCGCTTCTGCTACCATGAGCGCCTGTCGGTTGCTGGAAACTGTCGGATGTGTCTTGTGGAGATAGAAAAAGTTCCTAAGGTATGTTTTagggtgtatatgtgtgtgttttgtttctgtttttgtagtCAAGCTGgtatttcagtatttctttGCCTAGTATGACAGAGACAGGGCTATGCCTACTTAAAATAATCAGTAatctttttcattcttcttgCAGCCAGTGGCAGCTTGTGCTATGCCAGTCATGAAGGGCTGGAACATTTTAACcaactctgacaaaacaagaaaggCCAGGTAGGATAAAACTCACAATTAAGACATTGTAAGCTTGTTCTCtattaatattacatatttGTGTTGTAGAGTTAatattgttttgtaattttaccTAATTGTCTGTGGGCCTTTTTTAACTGCTATGATAACCCACATCTCTCccaagcaaaaaaaacaaagtaaagagTCCCTTGTAAGAAAGTAACCTGAAATAATTGTATTCAAAtctgttgtttaattttacacaGAGAGGGTGTGATGGAGTTCCTACTGGCTAACCACCCATTAGATTGCCCAATCTGTGATCAGGGGGGAGAATGTGATCTACAGGTAAAGATAATCACCTCCCGTGTAGATGTGTTCTTCATAGACTTGATTGTGTGTATgacaaacattgttttatttagaatttattatttaatataagaTTGACTAATAATACTGAATACTATTTTGTTTGAAGGACCAGTCCATGCAGTTTGGCAGTGACAGGAGCCGCTTCACAGAGGGCAAAAGAGCTGTGGAGGACAAGAACATTGGCCCTCTCATCAAAACCATTATGACTCGCTGTATCCAGTGCACTCGCTGTGTGCGGTGAGTCATACATCAATATCTAGAGTAAGTTGAGTTGCTGTGCAAATTtagaatatataaaaataagtttgtttgtttttttgctccTACAGCTTTGCCAGTGAGATTGCAGGTGTGGAGGACCTGGGTACCACTGGCAGAGGCAATGACCTGCAGATTGGGACCTATGTGGAGAAGATGTTTATGTCGGAGCTATCTGGAAATGTTATTGATATATGCCCAGTGGGGGCCCTGACCTCTAAACCATATGCATTCACTGCTCGCCCTTGGGAGACCAGGTTCTTGGATTGTGCTCTACATTTTGATTAACCTTTTTAGGGTGAAAGGTTAGTTTTTACACTTGTGTACTCTCTTTGGTTTTCTTCAGGAAGACTGAATCCATTGATGTTCTGGATGCTGTGGGAAGTAACATTGTGGTGACCACTCGTGGGGGTGAGGTGATGAGAATCCTGCCTCGTCTTAATGAGGATATTAATGAGGAGTGGATCTCAGACAAAACCAGGTTCCTTTCTTATCACACAAAGGTTACTTCACAGACATAGATTTGCGCATGATGTTTGGATCATTGCTGAACTCTTCCTTGCTTCCACTCTGACAGGTTTGCTTATGATGGACTCAAGAGGCAGAGGCTTACTCAGCCATTGGTGAAAAATGAGTCTGGGCAGTTGGTTCCCACAACCTGGGAAGATGTGCTGACTCGAGCTGCTGGAGCAGTATGTAATTTATGATGAAATAACCATCTGTAACAGTGTATGATAATTTGCAACCTGTGGTTTCGACCTACAGTAGGCTGTCTATagcatctgttttatttgacagttgcAAGGAGTTGAAGGAAATGATGTTGCTGCCGTTGTTGGAGGATTGGTGGATGCAGAGGCTCTCATTTCCCTGAAAGACTTGCTGAATCGTTTGAATAGTGACAACCTGTGCACTGAGGAGGTGTTCCCAATGGCTGGAGCTGGGTAAGACCATGGAAAGAGCAAAATTGAAGATGGGACAAAGCCAGTTGAACTAGCACTGATGTTAGGTTTCTGTTTTTACCTTGGCTTCTTTAGATCTGACCTGCGATCAAACTATCTTCTAAACACTGGGATCGCTGGCATTGAAGAAGCTGACCTGCTGCTTCTGGTTGGCACAAACCCACGTTATGAGGCTCCTCTGTTCAATGCACGAATCAGAAAAAGGTAAGTTGAATGCTGTAACTACAGTATCTCTGGTTGTTGAACAATGTCGAACAAGTAAATCTGAGTTATGTTAAACAAAAATGCATGTTCTTTAATATGATCTTGATATCGCTGATTCAGCTGGCTTCACAATGAGTTACAAGTGGCTCTTTTGGGAAAGAAAGTGGACCTAAGTTACACATACAACCATCTTGGGGAGTCTGCCAAGATTCTTCAAGAAATTGCGTCAGGAACTCACCCGTTCTCCCAGGTAACACTCTGAGCACTCTCAGTAATTCAATGAATGTTATCAGTCAACTTGAATGTATCttctttattttgtgtcttttatctCCTTTTGTAGGTCCTGGCTAAAGCGAAGAATCCTGTTGTTGTGGTTGGAAGCAGTTGTCTGCAGAGAGAGGATGGGGCTGCCATAATGGCCACTGTGTCAACCATTGTTCAGAACGCTCGCGTCAGCAGTGGCGTGGAGGAAACCTGGAAGGTTCTCAATGTGCTTCACAGGTCATAGTCTTGGAAAATTAGAGTGGGCGCTTTCAGTAATAGCACAGTGTTCAAGAGGGATATTTACTGTAATATGTGTGCTGTTTTGCCTGTGTCTTCAGGGTTGCCAGTCAAGTAGCTGCACTTGATCTTGGGTACAAGCCAGGAGTGGAGGCTGTCAGAAAGAACCCACCCAAAGTTCTGTTCCTACTAGGAGCTGATGCTGGCTGTATTACTCGCCAAGACCTCCCTATGGATAGCTTCATAATTTATCAAGGTCAGCTGTTTTACTGCACAGCAGCAGAAGCTCTTTCATTTACATTAATTTATGCATGGAatctgagagagacagtgtaATTCCTGACATATCATTTTTTGCATGTACAGAAGGGTgacaaaggaaaaacctgagTAAATGAGTAAAGAAACCAAAATGAATGCAGGTGCTTCCATACAGTGCACAGTGGGttactgaatggtttgatgagtatgaaaatggtGTCACATATCTAAACCCAGTTGAACACCTATCAGAGATTCTGGATGTGTGAGACAGTGCTCTCCATCACCGTCAACGAAATATCAAATGAGGGAACATTTACTTTTGTAaaaatggtgttcatccctccagtagagacTTGCAGAATCTATGTCAAGAAGTATTAAACTTTTTCTTGCTCCATTTCAATGCTCTGTGCGATAACTGCCCAGGTCACCATGGTGATGTCGGTGCACCAATGGCAGATATCATACTTCCTGGCGCTGCATATACTGAGAAATGTAGCACCTATGTGAACACTGAGGGCCGTGCCCAGCAGACCAAAGTGGCTGTGACTTCACCAGGCATGGCTAGGGAGGACTGGAAGATCATCAGAGCCATATCTGAGGTGAACTGCAATAAAAGATAATCGTGTTATATTAAATGATAAGAAATAAGACTAAatgctgtgtattttttctaTCCCTCTTTAAGCTTGCTGGAGTGACTCTGCCATATGACACCCTTGATGAAGTGCGTGATAGACTGGCAGAGGTTTCCCCAAATCTGGTGCGATATGACCATGTTGAGGAGGCCAACTACTTTAAGCAGGCTAATGAACTTTCTAAGGTCAgctgttattttcctccagcATGTGTTTAGTTGATAACAGAGAAGGCACTTATTAAGCTTGATATTAATGTTAGTTTATTCAGTTTATCTTAGTTTGCTTGACACTGCTCTACATGATGATGGTGATATCAGGCTTATCTCTTTCAGGCAGTGAACCAGGCTGTCCTCACTGAACCTTTAGTCCCTACACAGCTCACGGTGAAAGACTTCTATATGACAGGTGGGTCACTGGTACTCTGGTACTCATCTCACTAAACCTAgtctaaatgttattttcattccaaaatcCTCCAGGAAACACAGCAGTGCTCTATCAATTCCTTGATTTCAATATAATCAcgttatgtttattttattcttatacGAAGAAATGCTAATATagtaatactaatactaatgcTACATATTATAGCTTTTATAACTGAAGCTAATTTGCAGCATTCCCTTATTTGCCCTCATTGACTGCTGTTACATtagccattttattttaaatccaaACGACAATTCCCACAAACGTTACATTATCGCTGAATAAAGTAAGGTGTCCTGTTTACATGTCAGTCATCAGAGGAAGgtttctttcaaaacaaaactaaatccaTCTGTCCAAGCTGAGCAAACTTTTGGCAAagattttgtgtttactgctgtgCTTCCTATTGAAGAAAGTGTTTTGTTACTTCTGCAGTTGTTAAGAAGGCtaaagccacttgcacaaggaTTTTGAATCTCTTGAAAACTACTTAACATTAAGTAGGCGAGTATATGAAGATAGAGAGTGTACAtactcaaaaaataaaaagtaattggTGTGTTTATATgaccattttttatttgtcatggaCATTGTTAATGGGTGGGGTTTACAaccactgtttttaaatgaaatgaaacttcTTTCACAATGATCTGTATTCTGAATGAGCCCCTACTCTAATTAATGTAGGAATAAAAGGCTCCTTTTTAAATGCAGCTATTGTGGTATCatagattttattatttcagagTAGCATGAATATTTGAACAGCTAATGGTTATTGTATAGTTGGagagaacagaaacacactgacaactTTGCTATTCTCAGAGCACTACAGCTAAGGGGATCAAATTGTAAATTTGCAATGGGGCCATTAAAATCAAAAGAGTTTCTCATTGGGAGCATAATATGTGATCAGCAAACGCCATGCCAAATAATTAGTGACAAAGTATTTCTGTAATGATTTTATGATCAAATTATTGTCGCGTCATGGTAAAGGGAAAATTCCAATACATACCCAACATTAACAAATGGCGTAACATTTTGTAGCCGCTGATAGCTCTTTCTCTCAGCATATTGCATTTTCCTTGCCTCACCGCTTTTGATACTGCTCCTGAAAGTCTGCTTAACATACTTGACGGTCttctccaaatgttttttttttctagcattaaaattttatcatgtTATCTGTATGTTGGTTTTACACACCCgcataatataaaacattacaaattgAATGCTGCTGCAACATCACACTCTACTGAAGCACCATCATTTCATTTACAATATAGGGTGTTAAATGCATATCTTCATGCAATTTTAGCATTACACTTGTAAGTaatactctttttttaaatttatttataccATCATAAAGACTCAAGTTTCTAGTTAGATCCATTATTGTGTTGATTTTTGGTCTTCACAATAGTATAGGTGTGCAGATTTTAAATCTGCTCTCAATCTTTACCCACAGATCCGATCAGCAGAGCCTCCCAGACAATGGCGAAGTGTGTTAAAGCTGTCACAGAGGGAGCACAAGCTGTGGACGAGCCAGCCATATGCTAAAGCGCAATGGATAGCCATCCAAaccttgaaaaaaaacatttatacgCACAACTCTGCTATTTGCACAGTcctagaaatgtatttatttgcacTTGTGTTTTACTATAGTAAATGTTTTACTATAGTGGATGCCTCATCATCTGTACACATTATGAAACTAACATACTTTACTAACCTGCAGAAACATGTGTATGTGCTACTTGCAGAGTGAATATGTGAGTTTAGGTTTAAATCTCCAGAGATGCACCTCTGAAAGTTTATGTTTTCACCTGTTAGGACATTAACATTTTAGTAGGTGTGACCAAAGGTTTAAAATCCTTATCCTTCAAAGGTAAATCAAGTATCTTGTCTTCCTGTAAAATGACCAACATTAAAAGTGTTAAGATAATATTTTCCTAAAGGTATATAAGTATATAGTATTACAAGTGTAGctatttgttatatttaataaaCTAGTTTTCTGTAGCAAGCCTAATGAATCTTTGCAAACCCCCTATTTAAGTTTGTgctcttattaaaaaaaaaaaaaaaagttaaaagtatcaaaatatgTGCTGGTTACATGCATGGTACTGTCCTGTTTTGGTGTGAAACTGAGTCAACTTTTCCGTTCTCGAGCTCCTGTATGTGCTTGACACGTGGTCCATCATCAGGGAACAGCCGGCAACAGTGGCAGTAGGGCTGGTAACTCATTCATATGGAAGACGATAGCCGTGGTCCAGGTGGATTTTACACTAATACTTTGCTGGACCTCTCAGTTAATGTGATTTAACTCAATtgctttaaatgtgaaaaatgcaaaCCGCACTGTCCTTcacacaaactgtaatttcttTCATAAAGAGATTTACATGACACTTCTACATTGTAGGGGTGTTTAACAAAGTTCAATTTCCAATATGGTAGGagaggttgttgttgttgaacgGA
This Siniperca chuatsi isolate FFG_IHB_CAS linkage group LG12, ASM2008510v1, whole genome shotgun sequence DNA region includes the following protein-coding sequences:
- the cmklr2 gene encoding G-protein coupled receptor 1 yields the protein MGDSSEDYGNYTYEYYLEYGDLEELKVDHSQKEAMHIISVVIYIISFVLGLIGNGTVIWVTAFKSKKTVNSVWLLNLAIADFVFVLFLPFYIDYILREFHWDFGVVMCKLNSFVSVMNMYASVLFLTVLSVDRYVSLVHFNWSQRYRTVERAWVVCGCIWVLAAALSCPALIFRDTMRLHDKVLCFNNFHAQDGHTAVMRHIIIVAIRTTVGFLLPFTAICVTGILLTIKVNQSGGSVRLSSFSKTVSAVILAFFLCWAPFHTFSLMELSIHSSLHLHTILRAGFPLATSLGFFNSCINPLLYMLLGKKVRHILKRACLDITKSSLRELSQSISATEMESVPGVHQDSVPEEPVESSTL
- the LOC122886059 gene encoding NADH-ubiquinone oxidoreductase 75 kDa subunit, mitochondrial-like isoform X2; the protein is MLPLCLSCSMLRLPVVSRSLFPAAITKGGAAATSNARTAATATAPASNLLEVFVDGEPVMVEPGTTVLQTCEKVGMQIPRFCYHERLSVAGNCRMCLVEIEKVPKPVAACAMPVMKGWNILTNSDKTRKAREGVMEFLLANHPLDCPICDQGGECDLQDQSMQFGSDRSRFTEGKRAVEDKNIGPLIKTIMTRCIQCTRCVRFASEIAGVEDLGTTGRGNDLQIGTYVEKMFMSELSGNVIDICPVGALTSKPYAFTARPWETRKTESIDVLDAVGSNIVVTTRGGEVMRILPRLNEDINEEWISDKTRFAYDGLKRQRLTQPLVKNESGQLVPTTWEDVLTRAAGALQGVEGNDVAAVVGGLVDAEALISLKDLLNRLNSDNLCTEEVFPMAGAGSDLRSNYLLNTGIAGIEEADLLLLVGTNPRYEAPLFNARIRKSWLHNELQVALLGKKVDLSYTYNHLGESAKILQEIASGTHPFSQVLAKAKNPVVVVGSSCLQREDGAAIMATVSTIVQNARVSSGVEETWKVLNVLHRVASQVAALDLGYKPGVEAVRKNPPKVLFLLGADAGCITRQDLPMDSFIIYQGHHGDVGAPMADIILPGAAYTEKCSTYVNTEGRAQQTKVAVTSPGMAREDWKIIRAISELAGVTLPYDTLDEVRDRLAEVSPNLVRYDHVEEANYFKQANELSKAVNQAVLTEPLVPTQLTVKDFYMTDPISRASQTMAKCVKAVTEGAQAVDEPAIC
- the LOC122886059 gene encoding NADH-ubiquinone oxidoreductase 75 kDa subunit, mitochondrial-like isoform X1, yielding MLRLPVVSRSLFPAAITKGGAAATSNARTAATATAPASNLLEVFVDGEPVMVEPGTTVLQTCEKVGMQIPRFCYHERLSVAGNCRMCLVEIEKVPKPVAACAMPVMKGWNILTNSDKTRKAREGVMEFLLANHPLDCPICDQGGECDLQDQSMQFGSDRSRFTEGKRAVEDKNIGPLIKTIMTRCIQCTRCVRFASEIAGVEDLGTTGRGNDLQIGTYVEKMFMSELSGNVIDICPVGALTSKPYAFTARPWETRKTESIDVLDAVGSNIVVTTRGGEVMRILPRLNEDINEEWISDKTRFAYDGLKRQRLTQPLVKNESGQLVPTTWEDVLTRAAGALQGVEGNDVAAVVGGLVDAEALISLKDLLNRLNSDNLCTEEVFPMAGAGSDLRSNYLLNTGIAGIEEADLLLLVGTNPRYEAPLFNARIRKSWLHNELQVALLGKKVDLSYTYNHLGESAKILQEIASGTHPFSQVLAKAKNPVVVVGSSCLQREDGAAIMATVSTIVQNARVSSGVEETWKVLNVLHRVASQVAALDLGYKPGVEAVRKNPPKVLFLLGADAGCITRQDLPMDSFIIYQGHHGDVGAPMADIILPGAAYTEKCSTYVNTEGRAQQTKVAVTSPGMAREDWKIIRAISELAGVTLPYDTLDEVRDRLAEVSPNLVRYDHVEEANYFKQANELSKAVNQAVLTEPLVPTQLTVKDFYMTDPISRASQTMAKCVKAVTEGAQAVDEPAIC